Proteins from a genomic interval of Oncorhynchus keta strain PuntledgeMale-10-30-2019 unplaced genomic scaffold, Oket_V2 Un_contig_7246_pilon_pilon, whole genome shotgun sequence:
- the LOC127926268 gene encoding mucin-2-like, whose amino-acid sequence MMSVYQALLLMVVITMNPTTATVTAVNDASTTTDEPIKNVTDALTTTGEPTTTVIDASLVTGEPTTTINGASPTTVKATATTTITELSKTTGEPNKMVIDAMTKTGEPLQLSPIQRQQLVNMLKPPLSQQKQLVNILKPPLSQRQQLVNPLKPPLIQRQQLVNILKPPLIQRQQLVNPLKPLSQRQQLVNILKPPLSQRQQLVNPLKPLSQQKQPVNPLKMSLFHPEQLVNPLQSFLRHPEPLVKILQPSMIHQKQRVNPQQVSLMQQLLPVKPLKPSLVLSTKTDAAATVIDAPRTTGQPTPTIIDVSIVTSEPTTTITDTSTPTGEPTTTIIDVLTTTGEPTTTIIDVSIVTGEPTTTIIDVSIVTSEPTTTITDTSTTTGEPTPTIIDVSIVTSEPTTTITDTSTTTGEPTPTIIDVSIVTSEPTTTITDTSTTTGEPTPTIIDVLTTTGEPTTTVTDVSTTTGEPTTTITDTSTTTGEPTTTIIDVSIVTGEPTTTITDTSTTTGEPTPTIIDVSIVTGEPTTTITDTSTTTGEPTPTIIDVSIVTGEPTTTITDTSTTTGEPTPTITDTSTPTGEPTPTIIDVSIVTGEPTTTITDTSTTTGEPTTTITDTSTPTGEPTPTIIDVSIATGEPTTTITDTSTTTGEPTTTITDTSTTTGEPTTTIIDVSIVTGEPTTTIIDVSIVTGEPTTTITDTSTTTGEPTPTIIDVSIVTSEPTTTITDTSTPTGEPTPTITDVSIVTSEPTTTITDTSTTTGEPTTTITDTSTTTGEPTTTDTGVLTTTGELTTTDTGVLTTTGEPTTTDTGVLTTTGEPTTTVTVVSTTTGEPTPTIIGVSTTTGEPTTTVTAVSTTTGDPTTTITESTKTIGEPTTTITESTKTTGEPTTTVTGASTTTTGEPTTTDTGCVDKNGYSVTHYIRHWYISNNGYSCTHNNRHWYISNNGYSCTHNNRHWYISNNGYSCTHNNRHWYISNNGYSCTHNNRHYSGSIINTVNVAFSSPSVPNITEIGTVLINAAQNITALEIDPNSVTVNNTGKHICSHKNSYQCNNNEWLIDKNW is encoded by the exons CTGATGAACCCATTAAAAACGTAACTGATGCATTGActacaactggtgaacccactacaactgtCATTGATGCATCGCTAGTAACTGGTGAACCCACAACAACCATCAACGGTGCATCACCAACTACTGTTAAAGCCACAGCCACTACAACCATCACCGAGTTATcaaaaacaactggtgaaccAAATAAAATGGTCATTGATGCAATGACAAAAACTGGTGAACCGCTACAGCTGTCACCGATTCAacgacaacaactggtgaacatGCTAAAACCACCActgagtcaacaaaaacaactggTGAACATACTAAAACCACCACTGAGTCAacgacaacaactggtgaacccactaaaACCACCACTGATTCAacgacaacaactggtgaacatACTAAAACCACCACTGATTCAacgacaacaactggtgaacccactaaaACCACTGAGTCAacgacaacaactggtgaacatACTAAAACCACCACTGAGTCAacgacaacaactggtgaacccactaaaaccactgagtcaacaaaaacaacCGGTGAACCCACTAAAAATGTCACTGTTCCATCCagaacaactggtgaacccattACAATCGTTTTTGCGTCATCCAGAACCACTGGTGAAAATACTACAACCGTCAATGATTCACCAAAAACAACGAGTGAACCCACAACAAGTGTCACTGATGCAACAACTACTGCCAGTGAAACCGCTAAAACCATCACTGGTGTTGTCGACAAAAACAGATGCAGCTGCAACTGTCATTGATGCACCGAGAACAACTGGTCAACCCACTCCAACCATCATTGATGTGTCGATAGTAACtagtgaacccactacaaccatcactgatacatcaacaccaactggtgaacccactacaaccatcattgATGTGttgacaacaactggtgaacccactacaaccatcattgatgtgtcgatagtaactggtgaacccactacaaccatcattgATGTGTCGATAGTAACtagtgaacccactacaaccatcactgatacatcaacaacaactggtgaacccactccaACCATCATTGATGTGTCGATAGTAACtagtgaacccactacaaccatcactgatacatcaacaacaactggtgaacccactccaACCATCATTGATGTGTCGATAGTAACtagtgaacccactacaaccatcactgatacatcaacaacaactggtgaacccactccGACCATCATTGATGTGttgacaacaactggtgaacccacaacAACAGTCACTGATGTgtcgacaacaactggtgaacccactacaaccatcactgatacatcaacaacaactggtgaacccactacaaccatcattgatgtgtcgatagtaactggtgaacccactacaaccatcactgatacatcaacaacaactggtgaacccactccaaccatcattgatgtgtcgatagtaactggtgaacccactacaaccatcactgatacatcaacaacaactggtgaacccactccaaccatcattgatgtgtcgatagtaactggtgaacccactacaaccatcactgatacatcaacaacaactggtgaacccactccaaccatcactgatacatcaacaccaactggtgaacccactccaaccatcattgatgtgtcgatagtaactggtgaacccactacaaccatcactgatacatcaacaacaactggtgaacccactacaaccatcactgatacatcaacaccaactggtgaacccactccaaccatcattgatgtgtcgatagcaactggtgaacccactacaaccatcactgatacatcaacaacaactggtgaacccactacaaccatcactgatacatcaacaacaactggtgaacccactacaaccatcattgatgtgtcgatagtaactggtgaacccactacaaccatcattgatgtgtcgatagtaactggtgaacccactacaaccatcactgatacatcaacaacaactggtgaacccactccaACCATCATTGATGTGTCGATAGTAACtagtgaacccactacaaccatcactgatacatcaacaccaactggtgaacccactccaACCATCACTGATGTGTCGATAGTAACTAGTGAAcctactacaaccatcactgatacatcaacaacaactggtgaacccactacaaccatcactgatacatcaacaacaactggtgaacccactacaactgacactggtgtgttgacaacaactggtgaactcACTACAACTGACACTGGTGTGttgacaacaactggtgaacccactacaactgacactggtgtgttgacaacaactggtgaacccacaacAACAGTCACTGTtgtgtcaacaacaactggtgaacccactccaACCATCATTggtgtgtcaacaacaactggtgaacccacaacaacagtcactgctgtgtcgacaacaactggtgaccccaccacaaccatcactgagtcaacaaaaacaattggtgaacccactacaaccatcactgagtcaacaaaaacaactggtgaacccactacaactgtTACTGgggcatcaacaacaacaactggtgaacctaCTACAACTGACACTGGT TGTGTTGACAAAAATGGTTACAGCGTCACCCACTACATCCGTCACTGGTACATAAGCAACAATGGCTACAGCTGCACCCACAACAACCGTCACTGGTACATCAGCAACAACGGCTACAGCTGCACCCACAACAACCGTCACTGGTACATCAGCAACAACGGCTACAGCTGCACCCACAACAACCGTCACTGGTACATCAGCAACAACGGCTACAGCTGCACCCACAACAACCGTCACTA CTCTGGATCCATCATCAATACTGTAAATGTAGCATTCAGCTCCCCCTCGGTCCCTAATATCACAGAGATTGGTACTGTTTTGATAAATGCTGCTCAAAACATCACAGCTTTGGAAATTGACCCCAACTCAGTGACGGTCAACAACACAGGTAAACACAT CTGCAGCCACAAAAACTCTTACCAGTGCAATAACAACGAGTGGCTTATCGACAagaactggtga